One Keratinibaculum paraultunense genomic window carries:
- a CDS encoding threonine/serine ThrE exporter family protein, giving the protein MNNNIVNRNDAKKLLLLASLTGKIMLKNGAETYRVEDTIERICKSRMNIKYADAFVTPTGIFVSLEYEEEMMTYLIRVKNIKIDLNKIDLVNQFSRDFVNSNMSPSEGIDKLKKINKIKNYSSKTKVLFGSLACAFFSLLFGGTIMDFLSTYIISLIVLITINKIDKFKMTFFLNNFIGASLASFLSLASTTIGFGENMDIIIIGSIMALVPGVAITNAIRDTISGDFISGLSRGMEAVFSALAIAFGVGFVLNIYFKGMI; this is encoded by the coding sequence ATGAATAATAATATTGTTAATAGAAATGACGCAAAAAAATTACTTTTGTTAGCAAGCTTAACAGGAAAAATTATGTTAAAAAATGGTGCTGAAACCTATAGAGTTGAAGATACCATAGAAAGAATATGTAAATCTCGGATGAATATAAAGTATGCAGATGCATTTGTAACTCCTACTGGTATATTTGTTTCTCTAGAATACGAAGAAGAAATGATGACTTACTTAATACGAGTTAAAAATATTAAAATTGACTTAAATAAAATCGATTTAGTAAATCAATTTTCTAGAGACTTTGTAAATTCTAATATGTCTCCTAGTGAAGGGATTGACAAACTAAAAAAAATCAATAAAATTAAAAATTATTCCTCTAAAACTAAAGTATTGTTTGGTAGTTTAGCATGTGCTTTTTTTTCCCTTTTATTTGGTGGCACTATTATGGATTTTTTATCTACTTATATAATAAGTTTAATAGTTCTCATAACTATAAATAAAATTGATAAATTTAAAATGACGTTCTTTCTCAATAATTTTATTGGTGCATCTTTAGCTTCTTTTTTATCTTTAGCATCTACTACAATTGGTTTTGGGGAAAATATGGATATAATTATCATAGGATCTATTATGGCATTAGTACCTGGTGTAGCAATAACTAATGCAATAAGAGATACTATTTCAGGAGATTTTATTTCTGGATTATCACGAGGTATGGAAGCTGTTTTTTCTGCATTAGCTATTGCTTTTGGAGTAGGTTTTGTATTAAATATTTATTTTAAGGGGATGATTTAA
- a CDS encoding threonine/serine exporter family protein, which produces MSILIKFLFAFLSTIGFAILFDIPKKSIYKSGIAGALSWITFYIISSFFGSLIVGTFFASVVVGILGELLARHSKKPATVYIIPGIVPLVPGAGMYYTMLALVRKDFFTAINKGTETFFIAAAISLGIIISTSLSQSIKRVKYKS; this is translated from the coding sequence ATGTCAATTTTAATAAAATTTTTATTTGCATTTTTATCTACCATTGGATTTGCTATACTATTTGATATTCCTAAAAAATCCATTTATAAATCTGGCATAGCTGGTGCTTTAAGTTGGATAACTTTTTATATAATTTCATCTTTTTTTGGAAGTCTTATTGTTGGTACTTTTTTTGCTTCAGTAGTGGTTGGAATATTAGGGGAATTGTTAGCTAGACATTCCAAAAAACCAGCAACCGTATATATCATACCAGGAATAGTTCCTCTGGTACCCGGTGCTGGCATGTACTATACCATGTTAGCATTAGTAAGGAAAGACTTTTTTACAGCTATAAATAAAGGTACTGAAACTTTTTTTATAGCTGCTGCTATTTCACTAGGAATCATAATTTCTACTTCCTTATCTCAGTCAATAAAACGTGTAAAATATAAAAGCTAA
- a CDS encoding metal-sensitive transcriptional regulator, protein MILRTDDKEAIIKRLRRIEGQVKGIQKMVEEEKDCGDILIQVAAVRSAMNSVGGLILENYMKDCLKSYLDGNTEDEILDNLVDIMIKYTKQN, encoded by the coding sequence TTGATTTTGAGGACAGACGATAAGGAAGCCATAATAAAAAGATTAAGACGAATTGAAGGACAGGTTAAAGGGATTCAAAAGATGGTAGAGGAAGAAAAAGATTGTGGCGATATATTGATTCAAGTAGCAGCAGTTAGATCGGCTATGAATTCCGTTGGAGGTTTAATACTTGAAAACTATATGAAAGATTGTCTTAAAAGTTACTTGGATGGTAATACAGAAGATGAAATTTTAGACAATTTAGTAGATATTATGATCAAATATACTAAACAAAATTAG
- a CDS encoding SoxR reducing system RseC family protein: MDQIGYIRNVYDDMAEVEVRRISGCGGSCSSCGGACNVPSITVQMENLIGAKPGDYVEIRGKSNKIIKYALIVYMIPFFMLILGIITGISIFKSFSIDNFEIYSLLIGMAFLSISFLIVRKIDNFIRDRNDKAMEMVRILKVNK; encoded by the coding sequence ATGGATCAAATAGGCTATATACGTAATGTATATGATGATATGGCAGAAGTAGAGGTGCGACGAATTTCAGGTTGTGGTGGTAGTTGTAGTAGTTGTGGTGGAGCTTGCAATGTTCCAAGCATAACAGTTCAAATGGAGAATTTAATTGGTGCAAAACCAGGGGATTATGTGGAAATAAGAGGAAAATCCAACAAGATTATTAAATATGCATTAATAGTTTATATGATACCATTTTTTATGTTGATACTAGGTATAATTACAGGTATTAGTATATTCAAGTCGTTTAGTATAGATAATTTTGAAATTTATAGTTTATTGATAGGTATGGCATTTTTGAGTATATCTTTTTTAATAGTAAGAAAGATAGATAATTTTATTAGAGATAGAAATGATAAAGCCATGGAGATGGTGCGTATATTAAAAGTAAATAAATAA
- a CDS encoding tRNA threonylcarbamoyladenosine dehydratase produces MRTELLLGKKAMKKLANSKVAVFGIGGVGSYTSEALVRSGLGNIVLVDYDIIDVSNINRQIHATSKTVGQLKVNVMKDRLLEINPDLNIVVYDECYSEENAEELLSPSYNYVVDAIDMVSSKINLIEKCKALKIPIISCMGAGNKLDPTMFQVGDIYETFNCPLAKVMRKELKKRGIQDLKVVWSKENPIKINLRKSDNRKTIPGSVSFVPSVAGLIIASEVVKDLVMEV; encoded by the coding sequence TTGAGAACTGAATTATTATTAGGAAAGAAAGCTATGAAAAAATTAGCTAATTCAAAAGTTGCTGTATTCGGAATAGGAGGAGTAGGTTCCTATACTTCTGAAGCATTAGTAAGATCTGGCTTAGGTAATATTGTACTTGTAGATTATGATATAATAGATGTGTCCAATATAAATAGACAAATTCATGCAACATCTAAAACAGTAGGGCAATTGAAGGTAAATGTCATGAAAGATAGGCTGTTGGAAATAAATCCAGATCTTAATATTGTTGTATATGATGAGTGCTATTCAGAAGAAAATGCTGAGGAGCTTTTGTCTCCTAGCTATAATTATGTCGTAGATGCAATAGATATGGTTTCATCTAAAATAAATTTAATAGAAAAGTGTAAAGCATTAAAGATTCCAATTATATCTTGTATGGGTGCAGGAAACAAATTAGATCCTACTATGTTTCAAGTGGGAGATATATATGAAACATTTAATTGCCCTTTAGCAAAAGTTATGAGGAAAGAATTGAAAAAAAGAGGTATTCAAGATTTAAAAGTGGTTTGGTCTAAGGAAAATCCTATAAAAATTAATCTGAGAAAAAGTGATAATAGAAAAACAATACCAGGAAGTGTATCTTTTGTCCCATCTGTTGCAGGTTTAATTATTGCCTCTGAAGTGGTGAAAGATTTAGTTATGGAGGTGTAA
- the aspS gene encoding aspartate--tRNA ligase, whose amino-acid sequence MKENMGDLRRSHMCGNLRMSNVDEEVILMGWVQRERNLGSLIFVDLRDTTGICQIVFDSTVSNEIFNKASKLRSEFVVAVRGKVRKRESINPEIPTGEIEVLAEELRILNTSNTPPIYIKDGDNVSESMRLKYRYLDLRKPSMQNNLKVRHKVAKLVRDFLDENHFIEIETPMLTKPTPEGARDYLVPSRVNPGHFYALPQSPQLMKQLLMISGMDRYYQIVRCFRDEDLRANRQPEFTQIDMEMSFVDVDDVIKLNEQLLYKLFKEFKGIEIELPIQRMTYREAMERFGVDKPDLRFGFELTDITDIVVNSDFKVFSGTIENKGYVKGINVKGYGDEFSRKDISNLESYVKDFGAKGLVWMKITSDGITSPIVKFLSQEEVNRILDRMEAEEGDLLLFIADKPAVVFDSLGNLRKEVARRLNLLDDNEFKLVWITEFPLFEYDDEEGRYVAKHHPFTHPMEEDIHLLETQPEKVRAKAYDIVINGDEIGGGSIRISDQDLQKRMFKALGFSEEEAWDKFGFLLEAFKYGTPPHGGIAYGFDRLIMLLTGNNNIRDVIAFPKTQSATCLLTEAPTAVSEEQLKELHVKLDL is encoded by the coding sequence ATGAAAGAAAATATGGGAGATTTAAGAAGAAGTCATATGTGTGGAAATTTAAGAATGTCAAATGTAGACGAAGAAGTAATACTAATGGGATGGGTTCAAAGAGAAAGGAATCTAGGCTCATTGATATTTGTAGATTTAAGAGATACAACTGGCATATGTCAAATAGTTTTTGATAGTACAGTTTCCAATGAAATATTTAATAAAGCATCAAAACTAAGAAGTGAATTTGTAGTAGCAGTAAGAGGAAAAGTTAGAAAAAGAGAATCTATAAATCCAGAAATTCCTACAGGAGAAATAGAAGTTTTAGCAGAAGAATTAAGAATATTGAATACATCTAATACACCTCCTATATATATAAAAGATGGTGACAATGTTTCTGAATCTATGAGGTTAAAATATAGGTATTTGGATTTAAGAAAGCCTTCTATGCAAAACAATTTAAAAGTGAGACATAAAGTTGCAAAATTAGTTAGAGATTTTTTAGATGAGAATCATTTTATAGAGATTGAAACTCCAATGTTAACAAAGCCTACACCAGAGGGGGCAAGGGATTATTTAGTACCCAGCAGAGTAAATCCAGGGCATTTTTATGCTCTTCCTCAATCACCACAGCTTATGAAGCAGCTTTTAATGATATCTGGTATGGATAGATATTATCAAATAGTAAGGTGTTTTCGTGATGAGGACTTAAGGGCAAATCGGCAACCTGAATTTACTCAAATTGATATGGAAATGTCATTCGTTGATGTAGATGATGTAATAAAATTAAATGAACAACTTTTATATAAATTGTTTAAAGAATTTAAAGGTATAGAAATAGAACTTCCAATACAGAGAATGACATATAGGGAAGCTATGGAAAGATTTGGAGTAGATAAGCCAGATTTAAGGTTTGGGTTTGAGCTTACAGACATTACAGACATAGTAGTAAATTCTGATTTTAAAGTATTTAGTGGAACTATTGAAAACAAAGGTTATGTAAAAGGAATTAATGTAAAAGGGTATGGAGATGAATTTTCTAGGAAGGATATTTCAAATTTAGAATCCTATGTAAAGGATTTTGGAGCTAAAGGATTAGTTTGGATGAAAATTACATCAGATGGAATAACATCTCCTATTGTTAAATTTTTGTCTCAAGAAGAAGTAAATAGAATCTTGGATAGAATGGAAGCAGAAGAGGGAGATTTATTGTTATTTATTGCAGATAAACCTGCTGTTGTATTTGATAGTTTAGGGAATTTAAGAAAAGAGGTTGCAAGAAGGCTTAATTTATTAGATGATAATGAGTTTAAACTAGTTTGGATTACAGAATTTCCATTATTTGAATACGATGATGAAGAGGGAAGGTATGTTGCAAAGCACCATCCATTTACCCATCCAATGGAAGAGGATATTCATTTGCTTGAAACACAACCAGAAAAGGTTAGAGCTAAAGCTTATGATATAGTCATAAATGGGGATGAGATAGGCGGTGGAAGTATTAGAATAAGTGACCAAGACTTACAAAAAAGGATGTTTAAGGCTCTTGGTTTTTCTGAAGAAGAGGCTTGGGATAAGTTTGGATTCTTATTGGAAGCATTTAAATATGGTACACCTCCACATGGTGGTATAGCTTATGGATTTGATAGACTGATAATGCTATTGACAGGTAATAATAACATAAGAGATGTTATAGCTTTTCCAAAAACTCAGTCTGCCACTTGTTTGTTAACAGAAGCTCCTACAGCTGTTTCAGAAGAGCAATTAAAAGAGCTTCATGTGAAATTGGATTTGTAA
- the hemZ gene encoding coproporphyrinogen dehydrogenase HemZ translates to MIYIYLEGHDFEYEVRELVKVFFFKKDIVFIYDEEEYTGRGIFIKNVLSSTLDQITSTTTVYIDSKLVSSSTINDIQSIEIEKNTLKKKVKIGIKQSIYDTLSKVSETFAPWGVLTGIRPIKIVHTLLDEGRNEEEIFNILNKEYRLFKDKAELIIDICKRQRKYIYPLDKDKFSLYVSIPFCPTRCLYCSFPTCSVVKYGSYIEEYTDKLIYEIDRISDMMRGKKISTVYIGGGTPTAIPIYNLERIIQSIYKYFEYSDIKEITVEAGRPDTITRQMLQMLKQNNVGRISINPQTMNNSTLKLIGRNHTVEDVIHSYYIAREIGFEVINMDLIVGLPSEETEEIKDTMKKIKKLDPENLTVHTLSVKRGSKFKVTMDKYKIESQKVIDEMLEITKNYARDMKLQPYYLYRQKQILGNLENIGYAKEGKECLYNMIMMEEKETVIAAGMGGVSKIFYPKEDRIERIPNVKSLEEYLNRTEEMVSRKSSRLS, encoded by the coding sequence ATGATTTATATTTATTTAGAAGGTCATGATTTTGAATATGAAGTGAGAGAATTAGTTAAAGTTTTCTTTTTTAAGAAAGATATTGTGTTTATTTATGATGAAGAAGAATATACTGGAAGAGGTATATTTATAAAGAATGTTTTATCAAGTACTTTAGATCAAATTACTTCAACTACTACGGTATATATAGATAGTAAGTTAGTATCTAGTTCTACCATAAATGATATTCAAAGTATAGAAATAGAAAAAAATACTTTAAAGAAAAAGGTAAAAATTGGTATTAAGCAGAGTATATATGATACACTAAGTAAAGTATCTGAAACCTTTGCTCCTTGGGGAGTGTTAACTGGTATTAGACCTATTAAAATTGTTCATACTTTATTGGATGAGGGACGAAATGAAGAGGAAATATTTAATATATTGAACAAAGAATATAGACTATTTAAAGATAAAGCAGAGTTAATCATAGATATTTGTAAAAGACAAAGAAAATATATATATCCTTTAGATAAAGATAAATTTAGCTTGTATGTAAGTATTCCTTTTTGTCCAACTAGATGTTTATATTGTTCTTTTCCTACGTGTAGTGTTGTAAAATATGGGAGTTATATTGAGGAGTATACGGACAAGCTAATATATGAAATTGACAGAATTAGCGATATGATGAGAGGGAAAAAGATATCTACAGTATATATTGGTGGTGGAACACCTACTGCTATTCCTATATATAACCTAGAAAGAATAATTCAGTCTATATATAAATATTTTGAATATAGTGATATTAAAGAAATTACTGTAGAAGCAGGTAGACCGGATACTATAACTCGGCAAATGTTACAGATGCTCAAACAAAATAATGTAGGTAGAATTAGCATAAATCCTCAAACTATGAACAATTCTACTTTAAAATTAATAGGAAGAAATCATACTGTTGAAGATGTTATACATTCTTACTATATTGCAAGAGAAATTGGATTTGAAGTTATAAACATGGATTTAATAGTTGGGCTTCCATCCGAGGAAACAGAAGAAATAAAAGATACAATGAAGAAAATCAAAAAATTAGATCCAGAGAATTTAACAGTTCATACTTTATCAGTAAAAAGGGGTTCTAAATTTAAGGTTACTATGGATAAATACAAGATCGAAAGTCAAAAGGTTATAGACGAGATGCTGGAAATTACTAAAAATTATGCAAGGGATATGAAGCTTCAACCATATTATTTATATAGACAAAAACAGATATTAGGTAATTTAGAAAATATAGGTTATGCTAAAGAAGGTAAGGAATGTCTATACAATATGATAATGATGGAAGAAAAAGAAACAGTAATAGCAGCAGGTATGGGAGGAGTATCTAAAATATTTTATCCAAAAGAGGATAGAATAGAAAGAATTCCAAATGTAAAAAGTTTAGAGGAATATTTAAATAGAACTGAAGAAATGGTGAGTAGAAAGAGCTCCAGATTGTCTTGA
- a CDS encoding MBL fold metallo-hydrolase — MKVIRIPAGIYAANCYIVYSEKDKEGIVIDPGGDADDIIAKIEELGLDIKYIILTHGHGDHIAGVKEVKEYTNAPVAIHKDDKYLLKNGKSNLSSIMAMGTIELTPDIILKDGDEICFDDLKAKIIHTPGHTPGGISIKIEDGIFTGDTLFAGSIGRTDFEGGSFKDIMESIKNKIIIYPDDTVIYPGHGPTSTIKMEKLTNPFLRY; from the coding sequence TTGAAAGTTATTAGAATACCTGCAGGAATTTATGCTGCAAATTGTTATATAGTATATTCAGAAAAAGATAAAGAAGGAATTGTTATAGATCCAGGTGGAGATGCAGATGATATTATTGCTAAAATAGAAGAATTAGGACTTGATATTAAATATATAATACTTACCCATGGACATGGTGATCATATTGCTGGAGTTAAAGAAGTAAAAGAATATACTAATGCTCCCGTGGCAATTCATAAAGATGATAAATATCTATTAAAAAACGGAAAAAGTAATTTATCTAGCATAATGGCTATGGGAACAATTGAACTAACTCCAGATATTATACTTAAAGATGGAGATGAAATATGTTTTGATGATTTGAAAGCTAAAATAATTCATACTCCAGGGCATACTCCAGGAGGAATATCTATAAAAATTGAAGATGGTATATTTACAGGGGATACTTTATTTGCAGGTTCCATTGGTAGAACTGATTTTGAAGGTGGTTCTTTTAAAGATATAATGGAGTCAATAAAAAATAAAATAATAATATATCCTGATGATACTGTAATATATCCAGGTCATGGACCAACTTCAACAATAAAAATGGAAAAACTTACAAATCCATTTTTGAGATATTAG
- the dtd gene encoding D-aminoacyl-tRNA deacylase, whose protein sequence is MRAVVQRVLNANVEVNGKIVGDIKKGLLVFLGIGNDDNNKDLNYMVDKILGLRIFEDNNNKMNLSLLDIKGEILVVSQFTLYGDVRKGRRPSFTDSAKPDIAEKMYNQFINKCKQKGVKTEKGVFGADMKVKLVNDGPVTILIDSKKIF, encoded by the coding sequence ATGCGAGCAGTGGTTCAAAGGGTGCTTAATGCTAATGTAGAAGTTAATGGGAAAATAGTTGGTGATATAAAAAAAGGTCTATTAGTTTTTTTAGGTATTGGAAATGACGATAATAATAAAGATTTAAATTATATGGTAGATAAGATTTTAGGATTGAGAATATTTGAAGATAATAATAATAAGATGAATTTATCCCTTTTGGATATAAAAGGAGAAATATTAGTTGTATCTCAATTTACATTATATGGAGATGTTAGGAAAGGGAGAAGACCAAGTTTTACTGATTCTGCTAAGCCAGATATAGCAGAGAAAATGTACAATCAGTTTATTAATAAATGTAAGCAAAAAGGTGTAAAGACTGAAAAAGGAGTATTTGGAGCAGATATGAAAGTGAAGCTTGTTAATGATGGTCCAGTAACCATATTAATTGATAGTAAAAAAATTTTTTAG
- a CDS encoding RelA/SpoT family protein, translating to MIENLLRRIEQYNPNANMEQIIKAYNFAEAAHEGQFRNSGEKFIIHPYNVAIILTELNMDTDTIVAVLLHDVLEDTDVTYDTLVQEFGQEVADLVEGVTKLKKLQYKTKQENQAENLRKMVLAMAKDIRVIIIKLADRLHNMRTLEYMSEEKKKEKAIETLEIYAPLAHRLGISKIKWELEDLSLRYLDPEGYYDLVDRVSKRRKEREAYIQKIIKELSEKLDKMNISSDISGRPKNFYSIYKKMVYQNKSFEQIFDLTAIRVIVNTIKDCYGVLGIVHTMWKPIPGRFKDYIAMPKPNMYQSLHTTVIGPEGEIFEVQIRTWDMHRTAEYGIAAHWKYKEGKVKTDNFDEKLTWLRQLLEWQKDLKDPTEFMETLKIDLFTDEVFVFTPKGDVINLPNGSTPIDFAYKVHTAVGNNCVGAKVDGRIVPLDYKLKNGNIVEILTSSTSTGPSRDWLKIVKSSQARNKIRQWFKREERELNINRGKEMLEKELKRQGYKLTEILKEDWLKNIANKLSLNTSEDLYAALGYGSVTLSQVIPRLKEFYKDYYNIDDEKIENKKFNEISPDSRKKKRITQGVSVRGVDNIKVRFAKCCNPVPGDEIIGYITRGRGLSIHRKDCPNVSDLVGQERFIDVEWDTDEKTEYPVEIQIKATDRSGLLTEITQGITDSNISLLSLNARTSKEKLVLINMTLEIKDTEQLKELMKRIRKLKGVIDVYRVIS from the coding sequence ATGATTGAAAATTTATTGCGAAGAATTGAACAATATAATCCCAATGCAAATATGGAACAAATTATAAAAGCTTATAATTTTGCAGAAGCAGCCCATGAGGGACAATTTAGGAACTCAGGAGAAAAATTTATAATACATCCTTATAATGTTGCTATTATTTTGACTGAGTTAAATATGGATACTGATACTATTGTTGCAGTACTTTTACATGATGTACTGGAAGATACAGATGTAACCTATGATACTTTAGTGCAAGAATTTGGGCAGGAAGTAGCAGATTTAGTAGAAGGTGTGACTAAATTAAAAAAATTGCAGTATAAGACAAAACAAGAAAATCAGGCAGAAAATTTAAGAAAAATGGTATTAGCTATGGCTAAGGATATTAGGGTGATTATAATAAAATTGGCGGACAGATTACACAACATGAGGACTCTTGAATATATGAGTGAAGAAAAGAAAAAGGAAAAAGCTATAGAAACTTTAGAAATATATGCACCTTTAGCTCATAGATTAGGTATATCAAAGATAAAATGGGAATTAGAGGATTTATCGTTGAGGTATTTAGATCCAGAGGGATACTATGACTTAGTAGATAGAGTATCGAAACGTAGAAAAGAGCGAGAAGCTTATATCCAAAAGATAATTAAAGAGCTAAGTGAAAAACTTGATAAAATGAATATTTCTAGTGATATAAGTGGTAGACCTAAAAATTTTTATAGTATATACAAGAAGATGGTTTACCAAAACAAATCCTTTGAACAAATATTTGATTTAACAGCAATACGCGTAATAGTTAATACTATTAAGGATTGTTATGGAGTATTAGGAATAGTTCATACAATGTGGAAACCTATACCAGGTAGATTTAAGGATTATATAGCTATGCCAAAACCAAATATGTACCAATCTCTCCATACCACTGTAATAGGTCCTGAAGGGGAGATATTTGAAGTTCAGATAAGAACTTGGGATATGCATAGAACTGCTGAATATGGAATTGCAGCTCATTGGAAATATAAAGAAGGGAAAGTAAAAACAGACAATTTTGATGAAAAATTAACATGGTTACGACAGTTGTTGGAATGGCAAAAGGATTTAAAAGATCCTACTGAATTTATGGAAACTTTAAAAATAGATCTTTTTACTGATGAAGTATTTGTATTTACTCCTAAGGGAGATGTAATAAACTTGCCAAATGGTTCTACACCTATAGATTTTGCATATAAAGTGCATACTGCAGTAGGAAATAATTGTGTTGGAGCAAAAGTTGACGGTAGAATTGTGCCTCTTGATTATAAACTTAAAAATGGAAATATAGTTGAAATATTAACATCTTCAACTAGTACTGGTCCAAGCAGAGATTGGCTTAAAATTGTTAAAAGTAGTCAAGCGAGGAATAAAATACGTCAATGGTTTAAACGAGAAGAAAGAGAATTAAATATTAATAGAGGTAAAGAAATGTTAGAGAAAGAGCTAAAAAGGCAAGGATATAAATTAACAGAAATATTAAAAGAGGATTGGTTGAAAAATATAGCTAATAAACTTAGTTTAAATACTTCTGAAGATTTATATGCAGCTTTAGGTTATGGCAGTGTTACTTTATCTCAAGTAATTCCAAGATTAAAAGAATTTTATAAGGATTATTATAATATAGATGATGAAAAAATTGAAAATAAAAAGTTTAATGAAATATCGCCAGATTCTAGAAAAAAGAAAAGGATTACGCAAGGTGTTAGTGTTAGAGGAGTAGACAATATTAAAGTACGATTTGCTAAATGTTGTAATCCAGTTCCTGGAGATGAAATTATAGGGTATATTACTAGAGGTAGAGGATTATCTATACACAGAAAAGATTGCCCAAATGTATCAGATTTAGTAGGTCAAGAAAGATTTATAGATGTGGAATGGGATACTGATGAAAAGACAGAATATCCAGTTGAGATACAAATAAAAGCAACTGACAGGTCGGGATTATTAACTGAAATTACTCAGGGAATTACTGATTCGAATATTAGTTTATTATCATTAAATGCAAGAACTAGTAAGGAAAAATTAGTATTAATAAATATGACCTTAGAAATTAAGGATACTGAACAATTAAAGGAATTAATGAAAAGAATTAGGAAATTAAAAGGTGTAATAGATGTATATAGGGTAATTAGCTAA